A region from the Corylus avellana chromosome ca7, CavTom2PMs-1.0 genome encodes:
- the LOC132187167 gene encoding laccase-12-like produces the protein MEALKSSFATSRCSLIFFGLLLLFASAMSSSQAKTQLHDFVIQTTPVKRLCKTHNIITVNGQYPGPTLEVNNGDTLIVKVTNKARYNATIHWHGIRQMRTGWADGPEFVTQCPIRPGGSYTYRFTIQGQEGTLWWHAHSSWLRATVYGALIIRPKQGDSYPFTKPKREIPILLGEWWNANPLDVVREATRTGKAPNLSDAYTINGQPGNLYSCSSRDTVRVPIDSGETNLLRVVNAALNQALFFTVANHKLTVVGADASYTKPFTTTVIMLGPGQTTDVLISGDQPPARYYAAARAYASASGVPFDNTTTRAILEYKSASCAVKNCALTKPVMPVLPAFNDTATVTRFSTSFRSLRNVEVPTVIDENLFFTIGVGLKQCPKHLNKTRRCQGPNGTRFTASMNNVSFVLPSKMSILQAFEKRVPGVFTTDFPANPPVKFDYTGNVSRSLWQPVLGTKGYRLKFGSRVQVVLQDTSIVSPENHPIHLHGYDFYIIAEGFGNFNSKTDTAKFNLVDPPLRNTVAVPVNGWAVIRFVADNPGAWLLHCHLDVHIGWGLAMLFLVDNGVGKFQSIEPPPADLPLC, from the exons ATGGAAGCCCTCAAGAGCTCTTTTGCTACTTCTCGCtgctctctcattttctttggtCTTTTACTTCTCTTTGCTTCAGCGATGTCCTCTTCACAAGCCAAAACTCAGCTGCATGACTTTGTC ATTCAAACAACACCAGTGAAGAGGCTGTGCAAAACCCACAACATCATCACAGTGAATGGCCAATATCCGGGTCCAACCTTGGAAGTCAACAATGGTGATACTTTGATTGTCAAAGTCACAAACAAAGCTCGCTACAATGCCACCATTCACTG GCATGGGATTCGGCAAATGAGAACAGGATGGGCAGACGGGCCAGAATTTGTGACACAGTGCCCGATTCGGCCAGGAGGAAGTTACACATATCGTTTCACGATTCAAGGGCAAGAAGGGACATTGTGGTGGCATGCTCATAGCTCATGGCTTAGAGCCACCGTCTATGGAGCCCTCATTATTCGTCCGAAACAAGGAGATTCCTACCCATTCACTAAGCCAAAGCGTGAAATACCCATTCTTCTTG GCGAATGGTGGAATGCAAACCCCTTAGATGTTGTGAGGGAGGCGACTCGCACAGGAAAAGCTCCAAACTTGTCAGATGCATACACCATTAACGGTCAACCTGGCAATCTTTACAGCTGCTCCAGCAGAG ACACCGTCAGAGTTCCAATAGACTCCGGTGAGACAAATCTCCTCCGAGTCGTCAACGCCGCCCTGAACCAAGCGCTGTTCTTCACGGTTGCCAACCACAAGCTCACAGTTGTTGGCGCTGATGCCTCCTACACCAAACCCTTCACCACCACAGTCATCATGCTAGGCCCTGGCCAGACCACCGACGTTTTGATCAGTGGTGACCAGCCTCCGGCTCGATACTACGCGGCAGCACGTGCCTACGCTAGTGCCTCGGGTGTACCATTCGACAATACCACCACCAGAGCCATTCTTGAATACAAGTCAGCTTCTTGCGCTGTCAAAAACTGTGCATTAACCAAACCTGTTATGCCCGTTCTACCGGCTTTCAATGACACAGCCACCGTCACTCGCTTCAGTACGAGCTTCAGAAGTCTCAGGAATGTGGAAGTCCCGACTGTGATCGATGAAAACCTCTTCTTCACAATCGGTGTAGGACTCAAACAATGCCCAAAACATCTTAATAAAACCAGGCGGTGCCAGGGCCCCAATGGAACGCGCTTCACTGCCAGCATGAACAACGTGTCTTTTGTGCTCCCATCCAAAATGTCCATACTTCAGGCTTTTGAGAAACGCGTACCTGGAGTTTTCACCACTGATTTCCCAGCAAACCCTCCCGTGAAATTTGACTACACCGGCAATGTCAGCCGCTCACTGTGGCAACCTGTTCTGGGGACTAAGGGGTACAGGTTGAAATTCGGGTCAAGGGTACAGGTCGTTTTACAAGACACAAGTATCGTCTCCCCTGAGAACCACCCAATTCATCTTCACGGATACGATTTCTACATCATTGCGGAGGGTTTTGGAAATTTCAATTCCAAGACTGATACAGCAAAATTTAACCTTGTTGATCCACCTCTGAGGAACACGGTGGCAGTACCTGTGAATGGATGGGCAGTCATCAGATTTGTCGCTGACAATCCAG GTGCCTGGTTATTGCACTGTCACTTGGACGTTCATATCGGCTGGGGTTTGGCCATGTTGTTCTTGGTAGATAATGGCGTAGGAAAATTTCAGTCGATCGAGCCTCCTCCAGCGGATTTGCCACTTTGTTAA
- the LOC132187091 gene encoding laccase-12-like, with the protein MEALKSSFATSRCSLIFFGLLLLFASAMSSSQAKTHLHDFVIQATPVKRLCKTHNIITVNGQYPGPTLEVNNGDTLIVKVTNKARYNATIHWHGIRQMRTGWADGPEFVTQCPIRPGGSYTYRFTIQGQEGTLWWHAHSSWLRATVYGALIIRPKEGDSYPFTKPKRETPLLLGEWWNAKPMDVVREATRTGASPNVSDAYTINGQPGDLYNCSSKDTVIVPIDSGDTNLLRVINAALNQELFFTVANHKLTVVGADASYTKPFTTTVIMLGPGQTTDVLISGDQPPARYYAAARAYASAPGAPFDNTTTTAILEYKSAPCAAKNCASSKPVMPSLPAFNDTPTVTAFSKSFRSPRKVEVPTVIDENLFFTVGLGLNKCPKHFRARRCQGPNGTRFTASMNNESFVLPSNISILQAYEQGIPGVFTTDFPANPPRKFDYTGNVSRSLWQPVPGTKGYKLKYGSRVQVVLQGTNIFTPENHPIHLHGYDFYIIAEGFGNFNPKTDTPKFNLVDPPLRNTAAVPVNGWAVIRFVADNPGAWLMHCHLDVHIGWGLAMVFLVDNGVGELQSIEPPPVDLPLC; encoded by the exons ATGGAAGCCCTCAAGAGCTCTTTTGCTACTTCTCGCtgctctctcattttctttggtCTTTTACTTCTCTTTGCTTCAGCAATGTCCTCTTCACAAGCCAAAACTCACCTGCATGACTTTGTC ATTCAAGCAACACCAGTGAAGAGGCTGTGCAAAACCCACAACATCATCACAGTGAATGGCCAATATCCGGGTCCAACCTTGGAAGTCAACAATGGTGATACTTTGATTGTCAAAGTCACAAACAAAGCTCGCTACAATGCCACCATTCACTG GCATGGCATTCGGCAAATGAGAACAGGATGGGCAGACGGTCCAGAATTTGTGACACAGTGCCCGATTAGGCCAGGAGGGAGTTACACATATCGTTTCACCATTCAAGGGCAAGAAGGAACATTGTGGTGGCATGCTCATAGCTCATGGCTTAGAGCCACCGTTTATGGAGCCCTCATTATTCGTCCCAAAGAAGGAGATTCCTATCCATTCACTAAACCAAAGCGTGAAACACCCCTTCTTCTTG GTGAATGGTGGAATGCAAAACCCATGGATGTTGTGAGGGAGGCGACTCGCACAGGAGCATCTCCAAACGTGTCAGATGCATACACCATTAACGGTCAACCTGGCGATCTTTACAACTGCTCCAGCAAAG ACACCGTCATAGTTCCAATAGACTCCGGCGATACAAACCTCCTTCGAGTCATCAACGCCGCCCTGAACCAAGAGCTGTTCTTCACGGTTGCCAACCACAAGCTCACAGTTGTTGGCGCTGATGCCTCCTACACCAAACCCTTCACCACCACAGTCATCATGCTAGGCCCTGGCCAGACCACCGACGTTTTGATCAGTGGTGACCAGCCTCCAGCTCGCTACTACGCCGCAGCACGCGCCTACGCTAGTGCCCCAGGCGCACCATTCGACAACACCACCACCACAGCCATTCTTGAATACAAGTCAGCTCCTTGCGCTGCCAAAAACTGTGCATCAAGCAAACCCGTTATGCCCTCTCTACCGGCCTTCAATGACACACCCACTGTCACCGCCTTCAGTAAAAGCTTCAGAAGTCCCAGGAAAGTGGAAGTCCCGACTGTGATCGATGAAAACCTCTTCTTCACAGTCGGTCTAGGACTCAACAAATGCCCAAAACATTTTAGAGCCAGGCGGTGCCAGGGCCCCAATGGAACGCGCTTCACTGCCAGCATGAACAACGAGTCTTTTGTGCTCCCATCCAACATCTCCATACTGCAGGCTTATGAGCAAGGCATACCTGGAGTTTTCACCACCGATTTTCCAGCAAACCCACCCCGAAAATTTGATTACACCGGCAATGTCAGCCGCTCACTGTGGCAACCTGTTCCGGGGACTAAGGGGTACAAATTGAAGTACGGGTCAAGGGTGCAGGTGGTTTTACAAGGCACAAATATCTTCACCCCTGAGAACCACCCAATTCATCTTCACGGATACGATTTCTACATCATTGCAGAGGGTTTTGGAAATTTCAATCCCAAGACTGATACACCAAAATTTAACCTTGTTGATCCACCTCTGAGGAACACAGCGGCAGTACCTGTGAATGGATGGGCAGTCATCAGATTTGTCGCCGACAATCCAG GTGCCTGGCTAATGCACTGTCACTTGGATGTTCATATCGGCTGGGGTTTGGCCATGGTGTTCTTGGTAGATAATGGAGTAGGAGAATTGCAGTCGATCGAGCCTCCTCCAGTGGATTTGCCACTTTGTTAA
- the LOC132186792 gene encoding laccase-12-like, producing the protein MEALKSFFATSRCSLIFFGLLLLFASAMSSSQAAKTHQHEFVIQTTPVKRLCKTHNIITVNGQYPGPTLEVNNGDTLIVKVTNKARYNATIHWHGIRQMRTGWADGPEFVTQCPIRPGGSYTYRFTIQGQEGTLWWHAHSSWLRATVYGALIIRPKEGDSYPFTKPKRETPLLLGEWWNANPMDVVREATRTGASPNVSDAYTINGQPGDLYNCSSKDTVIVPIDSGETNLLRVINSALNQELFFTVANHKLTVVGADASYTKPFTTTVIMLGPGQTTDVLISGDQPPARYYAAARAYASAPGAPFDNTTTTAILEYKSAPCAAKNCASSKPVMPSLPAFNDTPTVTAFSKSFRSPRKVEVPTVIDENLFFTVGLGLNKCPKHFNKARRCQGPNGTRFTASMNNESFVLPSNISILQAYEQGIPGVFTTDFPANPPRKFDYTGNVSRSLWQPVPGTKGYKLKYGSRVQVVLQGTNIFTPENHPIHLHGYDFYIIAEGFGNFNPKTDTAKFNLVDPPLRNTAAVPVNGWAVIRFVADNPGAWLMHCHLDVHIGWGLAMVFLVDNGVGELQSIEPPPVDLPLC; encoded by the exons ATGGAGGCCCTCAAGAGCTTTTTTGCAACTTCTCGCtgctctctcattttctttggtCTTTTACTTCTCTTCGCTTCAGCGATGTCCTCTTCACAAGCTGCCAAAACTCACCAGCATGAATTTGTC ATTCAAACAACACCAGTGAAGAGGCTGTGCAAAACCCACAACATCATCACGGTGAATGGCCAATATCCGGGTCCAACCTTGGAAGTCAACAACGGTGACACTTTGATTGTCAAAGTCACAAACAAAGCTCGCTACAATGCCACCATTCACTG GCATGGCATTCGGCAAATGAGAACAGGATGGGCAGACGGTCCAGAATTTGTGACACAGTGCCCGATTAGGCCAGGAGGGAGTTACACATATCGTTTCACAATTCAAGGGCAAGAAGGAACATTGTGGTGGCATGCTCATAGCTCATGGCTTAGAGCCACCGTTTATGGAGCCCTCATTATTCGTCCCAAAGAAGGAGATTCCTATCCATTCACTAAGCCAAAGCGTGAAACACCCCTTCTTCTTG GTGAATGGTGGAATGCAAACCCCATGGATGTTGTGAGGGAGGCGACTCGCACAGGAGCATCTCCAAACGTGTCAGATGCATACACCATTAACGGTCAACCTGGCGATCTTTACAACTGCTCCAGCAAAG ACACCGTCATAGTTCCAATAGACTCCGGCGAGACAAACCTCCTCCGAGTCATCAACTCCGCCCTGAACCAAGAGCTGTTCTTCACGGTTGCCAACCACAAGCTCACAGTTGTTGGCGCTGATGCCTCCTACACCAAACCCTTCACCACCACAGTCATCATGCTAGGCCCTGGCCAGACCACCGACGTTTTGATCAGTGGTGACCAGCCTCCAGCTCGATACTACGCGGCAGCACGCGCCTACGCGAGCGCCCCAGGCGCACCATTCGACAACACCACCACCACAGCCATTCTTGAATACAAGTCAGCTCCTTGCGCTGCCAAAAACTGTGCATCAAGCAAACCCGTTATGCCCTCTCTACCGGCCTTCAATGACACACCTACTGTCACCGCCTTCAGTAAAAGCTTCAGAAGTCCCAGGAAAGTGGAAGTCCCGACTGTGATCGATGAAAACCTCTTCTTCACAGTCGGTCTAGGACTCAACAAATGCCCAAAACATTTTAATAAAGCCAGGCGGTGCCAGGGCCCCAATGGAACGCGCTTCACTGCCAGCATGAACAACGAGTCTTTTGTGCTCCCATCCAACATCTCCATACTGCAGGCTTATGAGCAAGGCATTCCTGGAGTTTTCACCACCGATTTTCCAGCAAACCCACCCCGAAAATTTGATTACACCGGCAATGTCAGCCGCTCACTGTGGCAACCTGTTCCGGGGACTAAGGGGTACAAGTTGAAGTATGGGTCAAGGGTGCAGGTGGTTTTACAAGGCACAAATATCTTCACCCCTGAGAACCACCCAATTCATCTTCACGGATACGATTTCTACATCATTGCAGAGGGTTTTGGAAATTTCAATCCCAAGACTGATACAGCAAAATTTAACCTTGTTGATCCACCTCTGAGGAACACAGCGGCAGTACCTGTGAATGGATGGGCAGTCATCAGATTTGTCGCCGACAATCCAG GTGCCTGGCTAATGCACTGTCACTTGGATGTTCATATCGGCTGGGGTTTGGCCATGGTGTTCTTGGTAGATAATGGAGTAGGAGAATTGCAGTCGATCGAGCCTCCTCCAGTGGATTTGCCACTTTGTTAA
- the LOC132187502 gene encoding sorting nexin 2B-like, with product MMGHEETDVHESREEMESLVLDEPSNGRSSSDNPLLSSASSSFIDRQSPDSSFNTFLDPPSYAEAIFTSFDSSSNGHDESPRLSSNSNPRSSDYLYISVSDPQKEQELSNSLVSGGTTYYTYLITTRTNLPEFGGPGSEFTLRRRFRDVVTLSDRLSESYRGFFIPIRPDKSVVESQVMSKQEFVEQRRVLLERYLRRLAAHPAIRRSEELRVFLEVKGKLPLARSIDVASSVIDGAARLPRQLLGDEAMDVSAKGGRDLLRMFKELKQAMTNDWGGTKPLVVEEDKEFMERKERLVEFEHQLSNVSLQAESLVKSQQDIGETMGELGLAFVKLTKFEMEEALFESQRARATDTKNVATAAVKASRLYRELNAQTVKHLDKLHDYLGIMLAVNNAFADRSSALLTVQTLSSELASLHLRIEKLEAASLKIFGGDRSRIRKIEELKETIRVTEDAKTCAEREYEQIKENNRSELERLDKERHDDFMSMLRGFVVNQAGYAEKMANVWEKLAEETDHL from the exons ATGATGGGGCATGAAGAAACTGACGTGCACGAATCCCGAGAAGAAATGGAATCTCTGGTCCTCGACGAGCCATCCAACGGCCGGTCTTCCTCCGATAATCCGCTGCTCTCGTCTGCATCGTCGTCCTTCATAGACCGTCAGAGCCCTGACTCTTCCTTCAACACCTTTCTGGACCCACCGTCCTACGCCGAAGCGATCTTCACCTCCTTCGATTCCTCATCCAACGGCCACGATGAAAGCCCCCGACTTTCTTCCAACTCCAATCCTCGGAGCTCCGATTACCTCTACATCTCGGTATCGGACCCGCAAAAGGAGCAGGAGCTATCCAATTCGCTGGTCTCGGGTGGAACCACGTACTACACGTACTTAATCACGACGAGGACGAACCTACCCGAATTCGGCGGACCCGGGTCCGAATTCACCCTCCGGAGACGCTTCCGGGACGTGGTGACGCTATCGGACCGGTTATCGGAGTCGTACCGGGGGTTCTTCATACCGATCCGACCCGACAAGAGCGTGGTAGAGAGCCAGGTGATGTCTAAGCAGGAATTCGTGGAGCAGAGGAGGGTGTTACTGGAAAGGTACCTCCGGAGATTGGCGGCGCACCCGGCGATCCGGCGGAGCGAGGAATTGAGGGTGTTTTTGGAGGTGAAAGGGAAATTGCCACTGGCGAGGAGCATCGACGTGGCGTCGAGCGTGATTGACGGGGCAGCGAGGCTGCCGAGGCAGTTATTGGGCGATGAGGCGATGGATGTGAGTGCCAAGGGCGGTAGGGACTTGCTGAGGATGTTTAAGGAGTTGAAGCAGGCGATGACGAACGATTGGGGCGGCACAAAGCCGCTGGTGGTGGAGGAGGATAAGGAGTTCATGGAGAGGAAGGAGAGGTTGGTGGAGTTTGAGCACCAACTTAGCAATGTGTCGCTACAG GCTGAATCGCTTGTTAAATCCCAGCAGGACATTGGAGAGACAATGGGGGAGTTAGGATTGGCTTTTGTTAAGCTGACCAAGTTTGAGATGGAGGAAGCATTGTTTGAGTCTCAAAGAGCACGAGCCACTGACACGAAAAATGTGGCGACTGCTGCTGTTAAAGCTAGTAGATTGTACCGGGAGTTAAATGCACAGACCGTCAAACATTTG GATAAACTCCATGATTATCTTGGAATAATGTTAGCCGTCAACAATGCATTTGCTGACCGATCAAGTGCTTTACTAACAGTTCAGACTCTTTCATCGGAATTAGCTTCCTTGCATTTAAGGATCGAGAAGCTTGAAGCTGCTTCATTGAAAATATTTGGTGGTGACAGGTCCAGAATACGCAAAATAGAAGAATTGAAAGAAACCATTAGAGTTACCGAAGATGCTAAAACTTGTGCAGAGAGAGAATATGAACAGATCAAG GAAAATAACAGGAGTGAGCTTGAAAGACTTGACAAAGAGAGGCATGATGACTTCATGAGCATGTTGAGAGGGTTTGTTGTGAATCAG GCAGGTTATGCAGAGAAGATGGCAAATGTGTGGGAGAAGCTTGCAGAAGAAACTGATCATTTGTGA
- the LOC132187058 gene encoding probable leucine-rich repeat receptor-like protein kinase IMK3, which produces MPNQTLLLLNNFYEHPFQILECMMERGADCISDKKKEKWKLQERVPSLHFLGFLKEFLLCTAQFLLLLLLLICVTNPVSGEDWDGVVVTAADFQALQAFKHELDDPRGFLRSWNDSGFGACSGGWPGIKCAQGQVIVIQLPWRGLGGRISEKIGQLQGLRKLSLHDNVIGGSIPSALGFLPNLRGVQLFNNRLTGSIPPSLGSCPLLQTLDLSNNLLTGIIPASLANSSKLYRLDLSFNAFSGSFPVSLTHSLSLTFLYLQHNNLSGSIPNTWGTLSKLQEISLSNNHISGPIPVEVGRLSRLRTLDFSNNAINGSLPSSIVNLSSLVVLNLESNNLDNQIPDALDRLLNLSVLNLKRNQFSGNIPSTIGLISTLTQLDLSQNNLSGEIPASLADLPNLNSFNVSYNNLSGSVPTRLSQKFNASSFVGNIQLCGFSGSIPCPSQAPSQGVPGPASGISKHRHHKLSTKDIILIAAGALLVVLLILCCILLCCLIRRRTASKEKDGETTGRAGAARAEKGVPAAGVEVEAGGDAGGKLVHFDGTMVFTADDLLCATAEIMGKSTYGTVYKATLEDGNQVAVKRLREKITKSQREFEAEVSVLGKIRHPNLLALRGFYLGPKGEKLLVFDFMPKGSLAAFLHARGPDTPIDWPTRMKIVQGMTRGLFHLHSLENIHGNLTSSNVLLDEQNNAKIADFGLSRLMTAAANSNVIATAAALGYRAPELSKLKKANTKTDVYSLGVIILELLTGKSPGEAMNGHDLPQWVASIVKEEWTNEVFDLELMRDASTIGDELLNTLKLALHCVDPSPSARPEVQQVLQQLEEIRPETAASSSDDGAGIPSTSDT; this is translated from the exons ATGCCGAACCAAACTTTACTACTTTTGAACAATTTTTACGAACACCCTTTTCAGATTCTTGAGTGTATGATGGAAAGGGGGGCGGATTGCATTTCAGataagaagaaagagaagtggAAGCTTCAAGAGAGAGTTCCTTCACTTcattttttggggtttttgaaAGAGTTCCTTCTCTGCACGGCCCAATTTCTCTTGCTTCTGCTGCTTCTGATTTGTGTCACTAACCCCGTCTCAGGCGAGGATTGGGATGGTGTAGTCGTGACAGCAGCTGACTTTCAAGCACTTCAAGCATTCAAGCATGAATTGGATGACCCGAGAGGGTTCTTGAGGAGTTGGAACGATAGTGGATTTGGAGCATGTTCGGGAGGTTGGCCTGGAATTAAGTGTGCTCAAGGACAGGTTATTGTAATCCAGCTTCCATGGAGAGGATTGGGTGGCCGAATCTCCGAAAAGATCGGCCAACTTCAAGGGCTTCGAAAGCTTAGCCTCCACGACAATGTGATTGGAGGTTCAATCCCTTCAGCACTGGGGTTCCTTCCAAATCTCAGAGGGGTGCAGCTATTCAACAATCGGCTTACAGGTTCAATCCCTCCTTCATTAGGTTCATGTCCTCTGCTTCAGACCCTTGATCTTAGTAACAATTTGCTCACTGGGATAATCCCAGCTAGTCTTGCAAACTCTTCCAAGCTTTATAGGCTCGATCTTAGCTTCAATGCATTTTCGGGTTCATTCCCAGTTAGCCTCACTCACTCACTTTCCCTTACCTTCCTTTATCTCCAACACAATAACCTCTCTGGCTCTATACCAAACACCTGGGGCACGTTAAGCAAGCTCCAAGAGATTTCGCTTAGTAATAACCATATCAGTGGACCAATCCCCGTTGAAGTAGGGAGACTCTCTAGACTAAGAACTCTGGATTTCTCTAATAATGCCATAAATGGAAGCTTACCTTCTAGCATAGTCAATCTATCCTCACTTGTTGTTTTGAATCTGGAGAGCAACAACCTCGATAACCAAATCCCAGATGCTCTTGACAGATTACTCAACCTTTCTGTtctaaatttgaagagaaaccAATTTAGTGGTAACATTCCCTCAACTATAGGCCTTATTTCTACGCTTACACAGCTTGATTTATCACAGAATAATCTTAGCGGAGAAATCCCGGCTTCCCTAGCTGATCTACCGAATCTTAATTCTTTCAACGTTTCTTACAATAACCTATCTGGTTCTGTTCCCACTCGTCTCTCCCAGAAATTTAATGCAAGCTCTTTTGTGGGGAACATTCAACTATGTGGGTTTAGTGGTTCAATTCCATGTCCTTCTCAAGCGCCTTCGCAAGGTGTCCCGGGTCCAGCTTCCGGTATATCAAAGCACCGTCACCACAAACTAAGTACTAAAGACATAATTCTCATAGCAGCAGGAGCCCTCCTCGTGGTTCTGCTCATTCTGTGTTGCATATTGCTCTGCTGCTTGATAAGGAGGAGGACTGCATCGAAAGAAAAGGATGGTGAGACCACAGGAAGGGCTGGAGCTGCAAGGGCTGAAAAGGGGGTCCCGGCAGCCGGGGTTGAGGTAGAAGCGGGTGGAGACGCCGGAGGGAAACTAGTCCATTTTGATGGGACTATGGTTTTTACAGCTGATGATCTTCTATGCGCAACTGCAGAGATAATGGGGAAGAGTACTTATGGAACTGTCTATAAGGCCACACTGGAGGATGGGAATCAAGTTGCTGtgaagagattgagagagaagataACTAAAAGTCAGAGGGAATTCGAAGCCGAGGTTAGCGTGCTTGGGAAAATCCGGCACCCAAATCTTTTGGCTCTCAGGGGTTTCTACTTGGGACCCAAAGGAGAGAAGCTTCTTGTTTTTGATTTCATGCCTAAAGGAAGTCTTGCAGCATTTCTCCATG CTCGCGGGCCTGACACACCCATTGATTGGCCAACAAGGATGAAGATAGTGCAGGGCATGACACGTGGCCTGTTCCACCTTCACAGCCTTGAGAACATACATGGGAACCTTACATCCAGCAATGTCCTGCTTGATGAGCAAAATAACGCCAAAATTGCAGATTTTGGCCTCTCTCGGTTGATGACAGCTGCTGCCAATTCTAATGTGATTGCTACTGCAGCAGCATTAGGCTATCGAGCGCCTGAGCTTTCGAAGCTCAAGAAAGCCAACACGAAAACCGATGTTTACAGTCTTGGCGTCATCATATTGGAGCTCCTAACAGGGAAGTCTCCCGGTGAGGCGATGAATGGTCACGATTTGCCTCAGTGGGTTGCCTCCATCGTGAAGGAGGAGTGGACAAATGAAGTGTTTGATTTAGAGTTGATGAGGGATGCATCTACAATCGGTGATGAGTTGCTTAACACATTGAAACTGGCTTTGCATTGTGTTGATCCGTCACCGTCGGCTCGACCGGAAGTTCAGCAGGTTCTCCAACAACTGGAAGAGATTAGACCGGAGACAGCTGCCAGTTCTAGTGATGATGGGGCTGGAATCCCTTCAACGAGTGATACTTAG